The DNA sequence CCAGACCATATTCACCGTCGTCAAAATCCAGCGCCTTACCAAACACGTAATGCATTTTATTAGCATCGGCAATAGTCTTTAACTGATCAATTTTCTGACTACGCTGGGTTTTGTTATCCACTTCCGGTATCGCAATAATGTCAGCTTAATTTTTTTAATCGCTGAATTAAGTGCCGTAAAATCAGTTATATTATCGGAGGCTTCGTTCTTACCGATATTATAAGTGGCTATTCGCAGTGTTGGCTTATGCTGGGTCTAGACTTTATCGGGCACACCGCCTTTTTGCACGGCAAGTATCTCATTACCTGCAAGTTTATCAGAAGCCTGTACGTGGGCTACCAGACATGCCAGTGCTGCTATAGTCAGTGCAAAACGTCTTTTCATCAAGTTCTTAGTCCCTGTTTTAAACATATAGTAGTGATGGTATCAAGTGCAACCATTCAGTTTTGAGAGGCATTGCACAAACTTATAACGCAGCGAAAATTAAGTGGTGGGGATTTTAAGGAACTATCTTTGTGTTGCTTAGAGGGCAGTTTTTATATCAGAAATTATTGTCGTTAAGCCTGACTTTTGACCAGCTCCTCTCAGTATCTATTCGACTTCTGTCTGTATCTTCCGGTACAGTGCCTGAATTCGACATATCTGGGAGGGACTGTATCCTGTCGCATCAGCTGTTTCCCTTATACTCAGCTTTTTTATCTGGCGGTAATACAGCACTTTCTGGTACCGTTCCTGGTCCGCCTGTTTTCCCCTGTATTTACCCAGCGTATGAGCCCGTTCAATTCCTTGTTTTTGCCGCTGGCGGCGACTCAGCCAGTCCTTATGTGACATTGCGGCCATCAGATCGATAAGCATGTTATTGATGGCGGTTATCACGGCGCGGGTGATCGGGTCAGCCTGCGAAGGCTCTTTATCTGACAGCGCCTGCCAGGATGTGGGTACATCAAGGCTGACAATACGCAGCTCGTGTTGTTCAATTTGCTTCTTCAGCGTCATCCAGTCACTGTTACTGAGACGGGTCAGGCGGTCTATCTGCTCAACCAGTAAAATATCATTGCGGTGACTGTCCATAAGCAGGCGTCCCAGTTCCGGGCGGTCAAGTTTTGTACCACTGATATTTTCCCGGTAGTAGCTGGCGATTTTATGCCCTCGTTCCTGAATGAACCGCTCAAGCATCTCTTTTGCCCTATCGGCAAACTGATCTTCCGTCGATGCCCTCAAATAAGCTCTGATGAACATTTTTTCATCCTGTTATCGCATTTAGGTTATTGCATTTAATCTATCGCATATAGGTTATATCATTTATTGTGTGCAGTCACGTTTTGGTTATGGCGTCAGGGTGTACCTTTATGCGATAAGTATTTTTGTCAAAAATACCGCACCGAATAATTTATGAGGGAAACTATATGGCAAGGAGGCAGATTCTTTCTCTGTCGGAAAGAGAATCATTACTGGCATTACCGGACGATGAGTTAACGCTGACACGAATGGCATATTTTAGTGAGCATGATCTGGCGCTTATCAGTGCTCACCGTAAACCCGCCAGCCGTTTTGGTTTTGCCGTCCTTCTTTGCTATCTGAAAAATATCGGCTTTGCACCGGATAAAAAAATCCCACCCTCTGATGCGCTGCTGAAGCATATCGCCAGTAGGCTAAAACTTACCGGGGATCTCTGGCCTGCTTACCTTTCCGGCAGGGAAACCACGCGACGCGAACATTTAACCGAACTGTACCGCTATCTTGGCGTAAAAGCGTTCACCGGCAAAATACAGCAGGACGGTATTATACACCTGCTACCGATCGCGACGCGCACCGATAAAGGTATTCTCCTGGCCGAAGAACTGCTGGTCTGGCTCCGGAAGAACAACGTGATAATCCCCGCGATTGATGTCGTGGAGCGTACCTGTGCGGAGGCCATGGCTGGCGGCGATAAAATCGTATTTCAGACCCTGAATGCCCCGTTAACTCCGGCTCACTGGGATGCCCTGGATCGTTTACTTGAGTCATCAGACAATCAGCCTTCCAGGCTGACATGGCTTCTGCAACCGCCGGGTAAAATCAATGGTAAGAACGTGCTGCAACACCTTGATCGGCTCAGCAGCATTGAATCGCTGGCATTACCTGAAGGTATAGATCGTACCATTCACCAGAACCGGTTGCTGAAACTGGCGCGGGAAGGCCGAAAGATGAGTAGCCGGGATTTGACCCGATTTTCAGTAGCCCGCCGTCATGCAATCCTGGTCTGCGTGCTGGAAGAAGCCAGAGCCACACTGACAGACGAAGTGATTGAGCTGCATGAGCGAATGCTGAACAGCCTGTTCAGCAAAGCCAAAAGAACACAGGCTGAGCGCCTTCAGCAGACCGGAAAGCTGATCCAGTCCAAACTGAGGCAGTACATCGATGTTGGTCAGGCGCTGTCTGATGCCCGCGATTCCGGTGGCGATCCATGGCTCGCAATAGAAAACATACTCCCGTGGCCCGAATTTGTCGCCAGTCTGGAGGAAACACGCTATCTCGCCAGAAAAAATAATTTTGACCCGCTGCATATTATTACTGAGAAATACAGCACATTACGGAAATATGCCCCGCGCATGTTGTCTGCTTTACAGTTAGTCGCAACCCCGGCAGCACAACCTCTGGCTGATGCGCTGGTTGTGATCAAGGATATGTACCGGAAGCAGTCACGTAAAGTTCCGGCGACAGCGCCGCTTGAGTTTGTCCCTGAAAGCTGGCGCAAGGTGGTGATTACACCTGCGGGTATTGACCGACAGTATTATGAATTTTGTGCGCTCAGCGAGCTTAAGGGAGCGCTGCGCTCCGGGGACATCTGGGTTAAAGGCTCACGCCGCTACAAAAATTTTGATGATTACCTCATTCCCGAAAAAGACTTTGACAACCCCACACCGGCGCTGCCACTGCCCGTATCTGCTGATTATCATGAGTACATTACCAGCCGCATGACTCTGCTTCAGTCCAGACTTGAAGAGGTCAATGCTATGGCTGCCCTTGGTGAACTGCACGATGTGGAAATATCCGACAAGGGCGTAAAAGTCTCTCCGCTGGATAACTGCGTTCCGGCACAGGTTTCACCGCTGGCAGAGGTGGTTTACAGCATGCTACCGCGACCTAAAATCACGGAAATTCTTGACGAGGTAAACAGCTGGACGACGTTTACCCGTCATTTTTCGCATATAAAAAATGACATTACCCGTCCCGATACCCGCCTGCTCCTTACCACCATTCTTGCGGATGGCATCAATCTTGGTCTGACCAAAATGGCAGAAGCCTGCCCAGGTAGCACTAAATCATCACTCGAAGATATTCAGGCATGGTACATCCGCGACGAAACCTATTCAGCCGCTCTTGCTGAGCTGGTAAATGCACAGGGGAAAAGACCACTGGCGGCATTCTGGGGAGACGGGACAACGTCATCGTCAGATGGACAGAATTTCAGAACAGGCAGCTCAGGCCGCTACGCAGGGCAGGTTAACCCGAAATATGGGCAGGAGCCTGGGCGTCAGTTTTATACCCATATTTCGGATCAATACAGCCCGTTTTACACCTGCATAATCAGTCGGGTCAGGGATTCAACCCATGTTCTCGATGGCTTGCTGTATCACGAAAGCGACCTAGAAATCAGGGAGCATTACACCGATACCGCTGGTTTTACCGATCATGTCTTTGCCATGATGCATCTGCTGGGATTTGCGTTCTGTCCGCGAATCAGGGATCTCCACGACAAGAAGCTATTTATCAAAGGGAAAGCGGACCAGTACCCGGCGC is a window from the Erwinia sp. genome containing:
- a CDS encoding hypothetical protein (ID:JIFNMEKO_00182;~source:Prodigal:2.6) yields the protein MFIRAYLRASTEDQFADRAKEMLERFIQERGHKIASYYRENISGTKLDRPELGRLLMDSHRNDILLVEQIDRLTRLSNSDWMTLKKQIEQHELRIVSLDVPTSWQALSDKEPSQADPITRAVITAINNMLIDLMAAMSHKDWLSRRQRQKQGIERAHTLGKYRGKQADQERYQKVLYYRQIKKLSIRETADATGYSPSQICRIQALYRKIQTEVE
- a CDS encoding hypothetical protein (ID:JIFNMEKO_00181;~source:Prodigal:2.6), with protein sequence MKRRFALTIAALACLVAHVQASDKLAGNEILAVQKGGVPDKV
- a CDS encoding hypothetical protein (ID:JIFNMEKO_00183;~source:Prodigal:2.6), whose product is MARRQILSLSERESLLALPDDELTLTRMAYFSEHDLALISAHRKPASRFGFAVLLCYLKNIGFAPDKKIPPSDALLKHIASRLKLTGDLWPAYLSGRETTRREHLTELYRYLGVKAFTGKIQQDGIIHLLPIATRTDKGILLAEELLVWLRKNNVIIPAIDVVERTCAEAMAGGDKIVFQTLNAPLTPAHWDALDRLLESSDNQPSRLTWLLQPPGKINGKNVLQHLDRLSSIESLALPEGIDRTIHQNRLLKLAREGRKMSSRDLTRFSVARRHAILVCVLEEARATLTDEVIELHERMLNSLFSKAKRTQAERLQQTGKLIQSKLRQYIDVGQALSDARDSGGDPWLAIENILPWPEFVASLEETRYLARKNNFDPLHIITEKYSTLRKYAPRMLSALQLVATPAAQPLADALVVIKDMYRKQSRKVPATAPLEFVPESWRKVVITPAGIDRQYYEFCALSELKGALRSGDIWVKGSRRYKNFDDYLIPEKDFDNPTPALPLPVSADYHEYITSRMTLLQSRLEEVNAMAALGELHDVEISDKGVKVSPLDNCVPAQVSPLAEVVYSMLPRPKITEILDEVNSWTTFTRHFSHIKNDITRPDTRLLLTTILADGINLGLTKMAEACPGSTKSSLEDIQAWYIRDETYSAALAELVNAQGKRPLAAFWGDGTTSSSDGQNFRTGSSGRYAGQVNPKYGQEPGRQFYTHISDQYSPFYTCIISRVRDSTHVLDGLLYHESDLEIREHYTDTAGFTDHVFAMMHLLGFAFCPRIRDLHDKKLFIKGKADQYPALQSLISTTSLNLKEIELHWREVLRLATSIKQGTVTASLMLKKLASYPKQNGLAKALREIGRIERTLFMLDWFRDPALRRRVQAGLNKGEARNALARAVFLHRLGEIRDRKPEDQSYRASGLTLLTAAISLWNTVYMERAVDALKRKGVKINEQLLSHLSPLGWEHINLTGDYIWKSNRIPASGKFRRLRPAKVERSKNNLNVQ